The genomic segment AAGCACATTGTCACTAATAAGATAAATACTGGCACGGCCAATAAAGGTGCCGCCCAACCAAAAGATATAAACTTGCCCTGACACAGAAGAACAACTTTGTTATGGACATTGCCAACATCCGGGTTTAAACCAACGAGCAATAATAAAAAAAATATCTGCAGATGCTCAATATCAACAGACCTGGGGATTAAGTTCTTCGGAAGTCTGGCAATCACAAGAATGGCAAGAATCATAAAGCCTATAATCAAAAGGCTGAACAATGTACCATAAAGGATATCCCCGGAAGGAACCAGAAAAGGAACGCTTAGAATAAGAAGTACACAAATAGAATGAACAGGATAACGTAGTAAGATTTGCCTTTTATAGACCTTCCGGAAACCCAGGCCTTGGCTAGTGAAGTGAACAAAGGCATCTTCAGGAATGCTTTGTAAAAGGCGTAACAGATGAAGGGTCCCACTAAATAACCCCCATAAAACAATATATGTTAATAGGCCATTACTGATTTGCAGGTAATCAATACTAGCCGTACCTGTAGACATCCCTTTAACCATCAATAGATCAGAACCCGTCCGAACCACCAGAATAAACAGAAGAAAGATTCCTACAACAGCGAAGGGTGACTCACTATTATCTCTATGAATGCTGCGATAATGGAGAGCCCGGGAAATGTTAACAAGAGAAGTTAATCTAACCATGTCAAATCCGCTAGACTTGAGAGGCGCCCTGGAGAGCTTGGTTCCTCATCAGGATTTTGAATAATCCTATTATCACGCACAACCCATCGACGGTTGAAAAGATCCTCTTCTAAAGTCAGGGAATGGGAGGATACAACAGCAATCTTGCCCTTCTCTTTAAGAGCTTGCAAGATTCCATAAAAGACTTGAACCGAGAGATAATCTAGTCCGCTAAAGGGTTCATCAAAGAGAAAAACATCAGCATCACGAATGATACCCAAGGCGATACCTAAACGCTTCTTTAAGCCCAAGGATAATTCAGCCCCCCTTTTGTCCCTGTGGGGATCCAATTCCAGAACCTGAATCACCTGATCGACTCTTCTCCGGGTCTCTTCCTTTGTTAAGCCTGAAAGCAAACACTGAAGACTAAGTTGTTCAACCACGGATAACAAAGGAATGGTTCCTCCATTATCCGGCACAAAGCTAACCCTATCTTCAACAATATTTATCCTTCCTTCCTCATAAGGAAGACTGCCGGCTATACAAAGGAATAAGGAGGTCTTGCCACAACCATTAGAACCGGATAAAGCCACGACATCCCCAGGAAGGGCTTCGCAGCTCAAATTGATAAATAAAGGATGGTCTCCTCTTTTGACTGATAGGTTCTTGATTTCTAGCATAAACAGTATCCTCAAACATTGCTTACCATGGAAACTAAAACGAATTAGACATATTGTAAATACAATTGTTAAAGAGTCCTGCTTTTTATATCTATAGGATGAATCGGCCTACTTCATTCTCAAGATTATTAGCAGTGTCATTAATTTTATCAATTTGTTCACTAACCTGATCTATCGAATGAGATATATTATCTACATCTGAAGAAATACCTTCTACCTCCTCTCTAACTTTAGAGGAGACTTCAGCAATACTCTTTATTCCTGATACAGCATTATCCAGTTGTTGTCTTGAATCTGTTGAAGTAGTATTTACACTTATAGAGGTTTCAGACAGGATAGTCATTGCTTGAATAATCTGATGACCTCCCTGGTTTAGCTCTTCTGCTGATTGATAGATTTCTTCGAAGGACTGAGATACATCTCGAATCTCACTATAAATCTCTGAGAATTTTTCAGAAGAGATACTGCTGGACAGAGACGCATTTTGAATGGCTTCAACCATCTGGGACATAATACTACCAATATTAGCAGCACTTTTACTGGACTCTTCTGCTAATTTTCGAATCTCATCAGCGACCACAGCAAAGCCTCTACCGGCCTCGCCAGCATGAGCCGCTTCAATGGCGGCGTTCATCGCCAGCAGATTAGTTTGGTCCGCAATATTATTGATAATGGAGACCATTTCATTGACATGTTCAATATGACCTGTGACGATAGTAACAGCTTTTGAAGTATCTTTGAGTTTTTCATCTCCCTCTTGAGCTGTTTGCAAGAGAAGATGAGTAGTTTCTTTTTTCTTCTGGGTAATCACAGCAACACTTTTAATAGAAGCAACCATTTCATTGACTGCAGCAGTGGATTCCTCAACAGCGGCAGTTTGCTCAACAACTTGATCTGACAACCTGGAAATATTGTTTGATACAAGATTCATTTCGCTTACAGATTCTTTCATCTCTCCTTCCAGATTAGAAGAAAGACTGGCAATACTATCCACATGATTATAGATGGCTTCAAAAGCCTTAACAGTCAAACCAACACTATGTTCAAGATTATCTTTAACCGTAATTGTAGATTTTGTCCCTTCCTGAATGTTGTAGATGATTTTAGATAGGGAATCCAGAAAAAGATTGAACCTATTGGCTAACATACCCATCTCATCTGAGGTATTAATATCAAGCCGTAAGGATAGATCGCCTTCCCCTTCTGATAAACTTTCTGTGTGGGTAGCAACGGTTTTTATGGATTTTATTAATCCACGAAGGCTAAAAAATAGAAG from the Spirochaeta cellobiosiphila DSM 17781 genome contains:
- a CDS encoding ABC transporter ATP-binding protein, producing MLEIKNLSVKRGDHPLFINLSCEALPGDVVALSGSNGCGKTSLFLCIAGSLPYEEGRINIVEDRVSFVPDNGGTIPLLSVVEQLSLQCLLSGLTKEETRRRVDQVIQVLELDPHRDKRGAELSLGLKKRLGIALGIIRDADVFLFDEPFSGLDYLSVQVFYGILQALKEKGKIAVVSSHSLTLEEDLFNRRWVVRDNRIIQNPDEEPSSPGRLSSLADLTWLD
- a CDS encoding methyl-accepting chemotaxis protein: MKLSIRSKILIPAQILVIVGITIVSLYTYFEAASSLKKVSFQALTQMAGDTSNLIDNWVEERVLNVESFSQEPTFVRYVQNNNSESDRQSAVKRIKELQQVFPYFDTIGVINKQGISQVYSSKDSKSKIDLSHREYFKKAISGKKNISESFTSSVTGNTVFAIASPISMDDENIGVFFCTVEFSNISLHFTDLIKIAERGFGYVVSSKGTVLAQPGNGVVLNEDITEEEFGKVVVRDKTGYVELASQGIKKVFAFAEVPATGWIIVAEVENDDLLASIITMRNSTTLIGLVLVVAIFLLLFFSLRGLIKSIKTVATHTESLSEGEGDLSLRLDINTSDEMGMLANRFNLFLDSLSKIIYNIQEGTKSTITVKDNLEHSVGLTVKAFEAIYNHVDSIASLSSNLEGEMKESVSEMNLVSNNISRLSDQVVEQTAAVEESTAAVNEMVASIKSVAVITQKKKETTHLLLQTAQEGDEKLKDTSKAVTIVTGHIEHVNEMVSIINNIADQTNLLAMNAAIEAAHAGEAGRGFAVVADEIRKLAEESSKSAANIGSIMSQMVEAIQNASLSSSISSEKFSEIYSEIRDVSQSFEEIYQSAEELNQGGHQIIQAMTILSETSISVNTTSTDSRQQLDNAVSGIKSIAEVSSKVREEVEGISSDVDNISHSIDQVSEQIDKINDTANNLENEVGRFIL